Part of the Quadrisphaera sp. DSM 44207 genome, ACGAGGACACGCCCGGGCGTTGCGCCGCGCGGGTGATCCGGTGCCGTACTGGGGCATGTCGGACACGATCCGTAGTCAAGCGATCACCAAGGAGAGCATGCTGCGCGGCACCCGCCCGCTGGGGCGGGGCTGTCCTCGAGCCTGGAGGCCCGGGGTGAACGGTGACGTGGGTCTGGGCATGGCGTACGACTCCCTCTCGATCGGCACCGGCGCGCCCCAGGACGCCGCCACCAGCGCTGCCGGGTACGGGTGGACCCAGGTGGTCGGCTGGGGTGTGGCGCTGTTCCCCCAGGCCAGCGGCGCGGTGATCTACCAGGGACCCGGTGGTCTGACCGGTACCTTCACCCCCGTGTCGGGGTCCACGACGGCGTTCACCTCCCCCGGAGGCATCAAGGCCGACCTGGTCAAGACCACCTCGGGCTACACCGTGAGCGAGCACGCTTCGAACCAGGTGATGACCTTCACCACCGCCGGAGTGCTGTCCAAGATCGCCGACCGCAACGGCAACGCCACCACGGTGGCCACCTCGAACGGGTTGCCGACCTCGATCACGTCCTCGCGGGGCGCCACGGGTGCGCGCACCGCGACGGTGACCTCCACGGCCGGGCAGATCACCAAGCTCACCCAGACCTCGGGAACCTCCAGCCGGTCGGTGTCGTACGCCTACACGAGCGGGGACCTGACCTCGGTCATCGACGCGCTGGGTCGAGTGACGACCTTCAGCTACACCAACCACGAGCTGACGGGGATCCTCGCCCCCGGTGGGGTGGACACGAAGTTCACCTACGACACCAGCCACCGGGTGAGGAGCATCACCCAGGTCAACACCACGGTCGGGTCCTCGGGCAACGCGGTGACGTCGCTGACGTACAACGCCGACTCCACGCTGGTCCACGAGCCCGACCAGGGCCCCACCGGTGCCGCGGTCACGTACACCCTGACCTCCGACGGCTCCAAGCGGGTCGCCTCGGTGGTCGACGCGGCCGGGCGCAGCCGGGCGACGACGTACAACGCCAACTTCGACGCCCTGACCTCCGCCCAGGGCACCGGGGCGACCGGGTCGACGGTCACCAGCACCTACGGCGCCAACAACGGCGAGTCGCTGACCTCGGTGAAGACCCCCGGTGGAGCCACCAGCAGCTTCGGGTACGCCAACACCGCCGCGTCGACCAAGTACCTGGCGACCTCGGCCACCGATGACGCGGGCAACCAGTCCCTGTTCACCTACAACGGCGCCGGCAACCAGCTGACCGCCACGGACGCGACGGGCGCGCAGGCCTCGCTGACCTACAACACCGACGGCACGGTGGCGACCGCCGCCGCTCCGGGCAACGGCACCAACGTCACCGAGTACACCTACGACGCCGCCGGTCGCCTCGCCACGCGCACCGACCCCGCGGGCAGCGCCACCTACGGCTACGACCAGATGGGCCGACTGACCTCGGTGGTCAACAGCATCGACGCGGTCAAGACCAGCTACACCTACGACAAGTCCTCCAACCTGGCCACCTCCGTCGGCGGCGCCGGCACCACCACCTACGGCTACGACGCCGGGAACGCCCTGACCTCGATGCTCGGCCAGCGGAAGTTCTACTTCGTCGTCGACGACCAGGGCCGGCGCACCGACACCTACATGGGCGGCAACGGGCCGAGCGCGACGAACTGGGCGGTGCGCTCTCACACCGACTACGACACCTCCGGGCGCGTCACCCGGGTGACCGCGGACCGCAAGCCCGCCACCACCGATCCTGCTCTGGCGACCCGGGTCACCGACCTGGCCTACTGCTACGCCGCCGGTTCCACCGCCCCGACCTGCTCGAGCACGACCAGCAGCGACCGGGCGTTCACCCAGTGGATGAAGAACAACCTCACCGGCCAGGTCGCCACCTACACCTACGACAAGGCCCGACGCCTGAGCGGCGCGGCGGTCAGCGCCGGCACCGACAGCAGCGGCGCCGGCATCCCCGCTGTCACGTACGCCTACACCTACGACGCTCGCGGCAACCGCACCAGCGCCAGGACCACCAGCGGCAGCACCACCACCCAGACCCGCACCCACAACCCCGCCAACCAGGTCACAACCGCCGGTTTCAGC contains:
- a CDS encoding RHS repeat domain-containing protein, with the protein product MNGDVGLGMAYDSLSIGTGAPQDAATSAAGYGWTQVVGWGVALFPQASGAVIYQGPGGLTGTFTPVSGSTTAFTSPGGIKADLVKTTSGYTVSEHASNQVMTFTTAGVLSKIADRNGNATTVATSNGLPTSITSSRGATGARTATVTSTAGQITKLTQTSGTSSRSVSYAYTSGDLTSVIDALGRVTTFSYTNHELTGILAPGGVDTKFTYDTSHRVRSITQVNTTVGSSGNAVTSLTYNADSTLVHEPDQGPTGAAVTYTLTSDGSKRVASVVDAAGRSRATTYNANFDALTSAQGTGATGSTVTSTYGANNGESLTSVKTPGGATSSFGYANTAASTKYLATSATDDAGNQSLFTYNGAGNQLTATDATGAQASLTYNTDGTVATAAAPGNGTNVTEYTYDAAGRLATRTDPAGSATYGYDQMGRLTSVVNSIDAVKTSYTYDKSSNLATSVGGAGTTTYGYDAGNALTSMLGQRKFYFVVDDQGRRTDTYMGGNGPSATNWAVRSHTDYDTSGRVTRVTADRKPATTDPALATRVTDLAYCYAAGSTAPTCSSTTSSDRAFTQWMKNNLTGQVATYTYDKARRLSGAAVSAGTDSSGAGIPAVTYAYTYDARGNRTSARTTSGSTTTQTRTHNPANQVTTAGFSYDAAGNLTADPSVGSMAYNSAGQMTSVTTGGTAYDYAGLGQSELIRHQTPEGTYGYSYGRTNALGLPIIEAATLSRLTSSAYLYNDEDGTPIGLTTSAGGQAMYVYDAQGSPVALIGDGNNTAFTYSFDPYGMADNTYTSGGQAIHQNPFLFTGGLQDRTTGWVKNGARYYSPTEGRWTQHDTIDAPLDPANANRYAYAGCNPVNLLDPTGRLSRSCGLSIGGTAFATASIGLLILFPPAGAGAIAASAAVAEGGYAFGIASVHDSCPAPRRRR